One region of Pseudobdellovibrionaceae bacterium genomic DNA includes:
- a CDS encoding PAS domain-containing protein: protein MSKLNDPEIESGPGPETAANWTDEIRKRRREVLVIFFLAALFFGLTWFEIRLFQISHQLPFVHSIFFFGLVNFNIILLLLLLFLIFRNVVKVFVERRGKIFGSSLKAKLIAAFVAFSVVPTLLIFVTSVYYINSSFDKWFSAKMGGVLKSSLEVTNAYYFNAKKRNYHFAHQIADDIKRMDRAGIKRRLTGLQKLYALDAVEYYPNLFGQREIAISDDETIPMIPKASLEFLQKGIKSQVDGSTIHQFGDGNLVRVIVPVEEGQNRGAVIVSSFVPLSLTSKMNDISSAYEEFRDVNPLEYPLKSMYLIILFLMTLVVLLAATWFGFHLAKQLSIPLVQLGRATKRIAGGDYTPVEVRTGSEEIASLVESFNQMTQNLSKSEQEVRAANQSLRTTLLELDEHTAYIEVVLGSVSAGVISVDKTGIITTFNKRAGELLKLEPAKYIGRSVRELLTLEYFRLFADLLKTMQEHRTETIQKELSVNVNGESIPLLMTLSILKSDNDDEIGKVLVFDDMSPIQSAQRAAAWSEVAKRIAHEIKNPLTPIKLSAERLQRKFGEQITDPAFKECTTMIVRQTDDLKNLVNEFTQFARLPQARPVPVNLNQLIEETLPLFTSAHAGVTFEFDREPELPVFRLDPDQIRRVLVNLIDNAVAAVSSEPVKKIRIETKFDPELRILRLTVADTGCGIPAPQRSRMFEPYFSTKEGGTGLGLPIVKRIVEDHSGFIRALANEPKGTRMIIELPVPQTEAWKVGGKGV from the coding sequence ATGTCGAAGTTGAACGATCCCGAAATTGAATCGGGTCCCGGGCCCGAGACGGCCGCGAACTGGACCGACGAGATCAGAAAGCGCCGCCGCGAAGTGCTGGTGATTTTCTTTTTGGCCGCGCTGTTTTTCGGGCTGACGTGGTTCGAAATCCGCCTGTTCCAGATCAGCCACCAGTTGCCGTTCGTCCACTCGATCTTTTTCTTCGGCCTGGTCAACTTCAACATCATCCTGCTGCTGCTGCTTCTCTTCCTGATCTTCCGCAACGTCGTGAAGGTCTTCGTCGAGCGGCGAGGGAAGATCTTCGGCTCTTCGCTGAAAGCGAAGCTGATCGCGGCCTTCGTGGCCTTCAGCGTGGTGCCGACGCTCCTGATCTTCGTCACTTCGGTTTATTACATCAACTCGAGCTTCGATAAGTGGTTCTCGGCCAAGATGGGCGGGGTCCTGAAAAGCTCGCTCGAGGTGACGAACGCCTACTACTTCAACGCGAAGAAACGGAATTACCACTTCGCCCACCAGATCGCCGACGACATCAAACGGATGGACCGCGCGGGCATCAAGCGCCGCCTGACGGGACTGCAGAAGCTCTACGCGCTGGACGCGGTCGAGTACTATCCGAACCTCTTCGGTCAGCGCGAGATCGCGATCTCGGACGACGAGACGATCCCGATGATCCCCAAGGCCTCGCTCGAGTTTCTGCAAAAAGGGATCAAGTCGCAGGTCGACGGCAGCACCATCCACCAGTTCGGCGACGGGAACCTCGTGCGGGTCATCGTCCCCGTGGAAGAGGGGCAGAACCGCGGCGCCGTGATCGTCTCGAGCTTCGTGCCGCTCAGCCTGACCTCGAAGATGAACGACATCTCGTCGGCCTACGAAGAGTTCCGCGACGTGAACCCTCTCGAGTACCCGCTGAAGTCGATGTACCTGATCATCCTCTTCTTGATGACCCTCGTGGTCCTGCTGGCGGCGACGTGGTTCGGGTTCCACTTGGCGAAGCAGCTCTCGATCCCCCTCGTGCAGCTGGGGCGCGCGACGAAACGCATCGCGGGCGGGGACTACACCCCCGTCGAGGTGCGCACCGGCTCGGAAGAGATCGCGAGCCTCGTCGAAAGCTTCAACCAGATGACCCAGAACCTTTCGAAGTCCGAGCAAGAGGTCCGCGCGGCCAACCAAAGCCTGCGCACGACGCTGCTGGAGCTCGACGAGCACACCGCCTACATCGAGGTCGTGCTCGGCTCGGTCAGCGCGGGCGTCATCTCGGTGGACAAGACCGGGATCATCACGACCTTCAACAAACGCGCGGGCGAGCTGTTGAAGCTCGAGCCGGCCAAATACATCGGCCGCTCGGTGCGGGAGCTCCTGACGCTCGAGTATTTCCGACTGTTCGCGGATCTGCTGAAGACCATGCAGGAGCACCGGACTGAAACCATCCAGAAGGAGCTTTCGGTCAACGTGAACGGCGAAAGCATCCCGCTTCTGATGACCCTGTCGATTTTGAAAAGCGACAACGACGACGAGATCGGGAAGGTCCTCGTCTTCGACGATATGTCGCCGATCCAAAGCGCGCAGCGCGCGGCCGCGTGGTCCGAGGTCGCGAAACGTATCGCGCACGAGATCAAGAACCCGCTCACGCCGATCAAACTTTCCGCCGAACGTCTGCAACGCAAATTCGGCGAGCAGATCACGGACCCCGCGTTCAAAGAGTGCACGACGATGATCGTGCGCCAAACCGATGATCTGAAAAATCTGGTGAACGAGTTCACCCAGTTCGCGCGCCTGCCGCAGGCGCGGCCCGTGCCGGTGAACCTGAATCAGCTCATCGAAGAGACCCTCCCGCTTTTCACCAGCGCCCACGCGGGCGTGACGTTCGAGTTCGACCGCGAGCCCGAGCTGCCCGTTTTCCGTCTGGATCCGGACCAGATCCGGCGCGTGCTCGTGAACCTCATCGACAACGCGGTGGCGGCCGTCAGTTCAGAGCCCGTGAAGAAAATCCGCATCGAGACCAAGTTCGATCCCGAACTCCGCATCCTAAGACTCACCGTGGCGGACACGGGGTGTGGGATTCCTGCACCACAGCGCTCCCGGATGTTTGAACCCTATTTCAGCACGAAAGAGGGCGGGACGGGCTTGGGGCTCCCCATCGTGAAACGTATTGTCGAGGACCATAGCGGTTTTATCCGCGCGCTGGCGAATGAGCCCAAGGGCACCCGCATGATCATCGAGCTCCCGGTCCCGCAAACCGAAGCCTGGAAGGTCGGTGGCAAGGGCGTCTGA
- the ribH gene encoding 6,7-dimethyl-8-ribityllumazine synthase gives MAKKKKAAPKKKKAPLIRVGVVTARFNTEITGKLRDGAERVIETRNERRLADPKASGANYEMWSVDVPGAIEIPLAVQALFDKGCQGVIALGCVIRGETPHFEYVNQSVERALTRLILDFGRPVGFGVLTVENWAQAEDRVGGKHGHKGEEAAEAVLEMIELTREIAKAKSPAEAGRRKEAQLVPGSAKAKILTRGE, from the coding sequence ATGGCGAAAAAGAAGAAGGCCGCTCCGAAAAAGAAAAAAGCCCCGCTCATCCGCGTGGGCGTCGTCACCGCGCGCTTCAACACCGAGATCACGGGCAAACTCCGTGACGGCGCCGAGCGCGTGATCGAGACCCGTAATGAGAGACGCCTCGCGGATCCAAAGGCCAGTGGCGCCAACTACGAAATGTGGTCGGTCGACGTTCCCGGCGCCATCGAAATCCCGCTGGCGGTGCAGGCGCTCTTCGACAAGGGCTGCCAGGGCGTGATCGCCCTCGGCTGCGTGATCCGCGGAGAAACACCCCACTTCGAATACGTGAACCAAAGCGTCGAGCGCGCCCTGACCCGGCTCATCCTGGATTTCGGCCGTCCCGTCGGTTTCGGCGTGCTCACGGTCGAGAACTGGGCGCAGGCCGAAGACCGCGTGGGCGGCAAACATGGCCACAAGGGTGAAGAGGCCGCCGAGGCCGTCCTCGAGATGATCGAACTCACCCGCGAGATCGCGAAGGCGAAAAGCCCCGCCGAGGCGGGACGCCGCAAAGAGGCCCAGCTCGTCCCCGGCTCCGCCAAAGCGAAGATCCTCACTCGCGGCGAATAA
- the ribB gene encoding 3,4-dihydroxy-2-butanone-4-phosphate synthase — protein sequence MSVKFNTPEELIEDIRQGKIVILVDDEDRENEGDLILAADFVTTEAINFMAREARGLICLALASEQIERLKIPQMVNEEFNDSPNKTAFTVSIEASFGVTTGISAADRAHTVRVASNPNAKPSDLHMPGHIFPIRAQKGGVLKRAGHTEGSVDLSVLAGLQPAAVICEVMNDDGTMARVPDLMSFAEKHKLKIGTIVDLIEFRLRRELLVEEILTTEIPWRGYRARVFKSKLDGCEHLVLQKGEIVPNEPTLVRVQLDSYTRDLMQLIGHGGTALEAGLNAIDKEGRGCLVLLRGKNRAEGLAAEIQTWVGERSVPPMDERDYGIGAQILRAIGAHQIRLLTNTVEKRVGLKAFDLEIVDTLALN from the coding sequence ATGAGCGTCAAATTCAACACGCCCGAAGAACTGATCGAAGACATTCGCCAAGGTAAGATCGTGATCCTCGTCGACGACGAAGACCGCGAGAACGAGGGCGACCTGATCCTGGCCGCCGACTTCGTGACCACCGAGGCGATCAACTTCATGGCGCGCGAAGCGCGGGGCCTCATCTGCCTGGCGCTCGCGAGTGAGCAGATCGAACGTTTGAAGATCCCCCAGATGGTCAACGAAGAGTTCAACGACTCGCCCAACAAGACGGCCTTCACCGTTTCGATCGAGGCGTCCTTCGGCGTGACGACCGGGATCTCGGCGGCGGACCGCGCGCATACCGTGCGCGTCGCTTCGAACCCGAACGCGAAACCTTCGGATCTGCACATGCCCGGGCACATCTTCCCCATCCGCGCGCAGAAGGGCGGCGTCCTGAAGCGCGCCGGTCACACCGAGGGGTCGGTGGATCTGTCGGTCCTGGCGGGACTCCAGCCGGCGGCGGTCATCTGCGAAGTGATGAACGACGACGGCACCATGGCTCGCGTTCCGGATCTGATGAGCTTCGCGGAAAAACACAAACTGAAAATCGGCACCATCGTCGACCTGATCGAGTTCCGTCTGCGTCGCGAGCTGCTCGTGGAAGAGATCCTGACCACCGAGATCCCCTGGCGCGGTTACCGCGCGCGCGTTTTCAAATCGAAACTCGACGGCTGCGAACACCTCGTTCTGCAAAAAGGCGAGATCGTCCCCAACGAGCCCACGCTCGTGCGCGTGCAGCTCGATTCTTACACGCGGGACCTGATGCAGCTCATCGGTCACGGGGGCACCGCGCTCGAAGCGGGCCTCAACGCCATCGATAAGGAAGGTCGCGGCTGCCTGGTCCTTCTGCGCGGTAAAAACCGCGCCGAGGGTTTGGCCGCCGAGATCCAGACGTGGGTTGGCGAACGTTCGGTTCCCCCCATGGACGAACGCGACTACGGAATCGGCGCGCAGATCTTGCGCGCGATCGGGGCGCACCAGATCCGCCTGCTGACCAACACCGTGGAAAAGCGTGTGGGTCTGAAGGCTTTCGATCTCGAAATCGTCGATACGCTCGCTCTCAATTAA
- a CDS encoding riboflavin synthase produces the protein MFSGIIESTRRILSLEPGEQSLRIVVERPPEFDDIKTGDSIAVNGVCLTVETFNPEQMTFALGAETLKVLEISQPKKLQDKPVNLERSLKFGDRIHGHLVSGHVDFLAPVTYSAAQGDSWILRVKVRENYKPAIWKKGSLTIQGVSLTVNEITPAGEVEVCLIPETMKRTNLTQFKTGELLNIEMDWMAKGLMSALESREENK, from the coding sequence ATGTTTTCAGGGATCATTGAGTCCACCCGCCGCATCCTGAGCCTCGAGCCGGGCGAACAATCGCTTCGCATCGTGGTCGAGCGTCCACCCGAATTCGACGACATCAAAACCGGAGACTCCATCGCGGTGAACGGCGTCTGCCTGACCGTCGAGACTTTCAATCCCGAGCAGATGACTTTCGCCCTCGGCGCGGAAACGCTGAAGGTCCTCGAGATCAGCCAACCCAAAAAACTCCAGGACAAACCCGTGAACCTCGAGCGCTCGCTGAAGTTCGGCGATCGCATCCACGGTCACCTCGTCAGCGGTCATGTCGACTTCCTGGCGCCGGTGACCTACTCGGCGGCTCAGGGCGATTCGTGGATCCTGCGCGTGAAGGTTCGCGAGAACTACAAACCCGCGATCTGGAAAAAGGGCAGCCTGACGATTCAAGGCGTGTCGCTGACCGTGAACGAGATCACGCCCGCGGGCGAGGTCGAAGTCTGCTTGATCCCCGAAACGATGAAACGCACGAACCTGACCCAATTCAAAACGGGCGAGCTCTTGAATATCGAGATGGACTGGATGGCCAAGGGCCTGATGTCCGCGCTCGAGAGCCGCGAGGAAAACAAATGA
- a CDS encoding D-glycerate dehydrogenase encodes MKPVVLISFAATDATLEQARAKFETCGTGTEAIDRDALIEMANAKKADALLIGFQNKFDAAAMAKLPAKLKVLATCSVGFDHIDVQAARAKGFVVTNTPDVLTRATADLAMLLMLGALRRQPEQRELLDDGWGRALGQNEMLGREVSGRTLGILGMGRIGQAVADRARGFGMKILYSNRRRLPPAEEKGATYFKNFEEMLPHCEILSLHAPGGKETDDIMNAHRFGLLPQNAVFVNVARGSLVDENALLQALERGHLFAAGLDVYKNEPNPDPRLLKHPRIMATPHTGSSTRETRDAMGLLAIANIHDVLTGKPARSEVRPK; translated from the coding sequence ATGAAGCCCGTCGTCCTCATTTCTTTTGCCGCGACCGATGCCACGCTGGAACAGGCGCGTGCGAAATTTGAGACTTGCGGAACCGGGACCGAGGCCATCGACCGGGATGCGCTGATCGAGATGGCGAACGCGAAGAAAGCGGACGCGCTGCTGATCGGGTTTCAGAACAAGTTCGATGCCGCCGCGATGGCGAAGCTTCCTGCGAAACTTAAGGTGCTGGCGACTTGTAGTGTGGGCTTTGACCACATCGATGTGCAGGCCGCGCGCGCCAAGGGGTTTGTCGTCACAAATACGCCGGACGTGCTCACCAGAGCGACGGCGGATCTGGCGATGTTGTTGATGCTCGGGGCACTTCGCCGTCAACCGGAACAGCGTGAGTTGCTCGACGACGGCTGGGGCCGGGCGCTGGGGCAAAACGAGATGCTCGGACGCGAAGTGAGTGGCCGCACGCTCGGCATCCTTGGCATGGGGCGCATCGGCCAAGCGGTCGCGGACCGTGCCCGGGGCTTCGGAATGAAGATTCTGTACTCGAACCGTCGCCGACTTCCGCCTGCGGAGGAAAAAGGCGCGACCTACTTCAAAAACTTCGAAGAGATGCTCCCGCACTGCGAGATCCTGTCGCTGCACGCGCCGGGCGGAAAAGAGACCGACGACATCATGAACGCGCACCGCTTCGGCTTGTTGCCGCAAAACGCGGTTTTCGTGAACGTCGCGCGCGGTTCGCTCGTCGATGAGAACGCGCTTCTGCAAGCGCTGGAGCGTGGGCACCTCTTCGCGGCGGGGCTCGACGTCTACAAGAACGAGCCGAACCCCGATCCGCGACTCCTGAAGCATCCCCGCATCATGGCGACCCCGCATACGGGAAGCTCGACGCGCGAGACCCGGGACGCCATGGGACTTCTCGCTATCGCTAACATTCACGACGTCCTGACCGGAAAACCCGCACGTTCCGAGGTCCGCCCTAAATAA
- the clpB gene encoding ATP-dependent chaperone ClpB: protein MTRKSQEAMQAAVGLAEKNTNPTVEPEHLLLALVEQPDGIVPRLFEKLNVKMPALLQELKTRVDKMPRVSGGGSKPYAGNRLVRVFQSAEAESKNMGDTYISTEHFVMAILDGADPDTSALLKKHGLKFGELKTALTEMRGKQTHVTDEDPENKYEILTKYGRDLTALAAEGKLDPVVGRDEEIRRVIQVLSRRTKNNPVLIGEPGVGKTAIAEGLALRIIKKDVPESLHGKKLMSLDMGALVAGAKYRGEFEDRLKAVIKEVSESAGEIILFIDEIHTLVGAGKSEGAMDAGQLLKPALARGELRCIGATTLDEYRKYIEKDPALERRFQTVLVDEPTVDEAITILRGLKEKYEVHHGVRIMDSALVAAAKLSHRYITSRFLPDKAIDLIDEAASKMSTEIGSVPEEIDEIERKLMQLRIEKEALRRESDEASRERLPKVEVEIKDLAAKNQLLREQWNFERGGIDTIKKLKEEHETVKNDIQKAERNGDLGKAAELKYGKLPEIERKLQEHENRLKESAKGERMLKEEVGPEDIAEVVAKWTGVPVSKLMEAETQKLLTMEKKMAERVVGQDHALTIVADAIRRARAEISDPNRPIGTFLFLGPTGVGKTETVKALAEFLFDDEQAVVRIDMSEYMEKHAVSRLVGAPPGYVGYEEGGQLTEAVRRKPYSVVLLDEIEKAHPDVFNILLQVLDEGRLTDGQGRTVDFKNCVLILTSNLGAMALIDPSLSEEEKRKAVMETLRQSFRPEFLNRIDETILFKSLGEEQIGGIVKVQLKAVENRLKARRIQADFTPAAVALLAKKGYDPMYGARPLKRVIQQDLLNPLSKELISGTIKNGDKITIDADVTGELKIKR, encoded by the coding sequence ATGACCCGCAAAAGCCAAGAGGCGATGCAGGCCGCGGTCGGCCTGGCCGAGAAAAACACGAACCCCACGGTCGAGCCCGAGCACCTTTTGCTCGCCTTGGTCGAGCAACCGGACGGCATCGTTCCGCGCTTGTTTGAAAAACTGAACGTGAAAATGCCCGCGCTCCTGCAAGAGCTGAAAACCCGCGTCGATAAAATGCCGCGCGTGTCGGGCGGGGGTTCGAAGCCCTACGCCGGTAATCGCCTCGTGCGCGTTTTTCAATCCGCCGAAGCCGAGTCGAAGAACATGGGCGATACCTATATCTCGACCGAACACTTCGTGATGGCGATTCTGGACGGCGCGGATCCGGATACGTCGGCGCTTTTGAAGAAACATGGACTGAAGTTCGGCGAACTCAAAACGGCGCTCACCGAGATGAGAGGAAAGCAGACCCACGTGACGGACGAAGACCCCGAAAACAAGTACGAAATTCTGACCAAGTACGGACGTGACCTGACCGCGCTCGCGGCCGAGGGGAAACTCGACCCCGTCGTCGGCCGCGACGAAGAGATCCGTCGCGTGATCCAGGTGCTGTCGCGCCGGACGAAAAACAATCCCGTGCTCATCGGTGAACCCGGCGTCGGTAAAACCGCGATCGCCGAGGGCCTCGCCTTGCGGATCATCAAAAAGGACGTGCCCGAGTCGCTTCACGGCAAAAAGCTCATGTCCCTGGACATGGGCGCCCTGGTCGCGGGCGCGAAGTACCGCGGGGAATTCGAAGACCGCCTGAAAGCCGTCATCAAAGAGGTCTCGGAAAGCGCGGGCGAGATCATCCTGTTCATCGACGAGATCCACACCCTGGTCGGCGCGGGAAAATCCGAAGGCGCCATGGACGCGGGTCAGCTCTTGAAACCGGCGCTCGCGCGGGGCGAGTTGCGTTGTATCGGCGCGACCACGCTCGACGAATACCGCAAGTACATCGAAAAGGACCCGGCGCTCGAACGTCGCTTCCAGACCGTGCTCGTGGACGAGCCCACGGTGGACGAGGCGATCACGATCCTGCGCGGACTCAAGGAAAAGTACGAAGTCCACCACGGCGTGCGCATCATGGACTCGGCGCTCGTCGCGGCGGCGAAGCTTTCGCATCGCTACATCACGTCGCGCTTCCTGCCGGACAAAGCCATCGACTTGATCGACGAAGCCGCCAGCAAGATGTCGACCGAGATCGGCTCCGTGCCGGAAGAAATCGACGAGATCGAACGCAAGCTCATGCAGCTGCGGATCGAGAAAGAGGCCCTGCGCCGGGAATCCGACGAGGCCTCGCGCGAGCGTCTGCCGAAAGTCGAAGTCGAGATCAAGGACCTCGCGGCGAAAAACCAGCTGCTCCGTGAGCAGTGGAATTTCGAGCGCGGCGGCATCGACACGATCAAAAAACTCAAAGAAGAACACGAGACCGTCAAGAACGACATCCAGAAAGCCGAACGCAACGGCGATCTGGGAAAAGCCGCGGAACTCAAATACGGCAAACTTCCCGAGATCGAGCGCAAGCTGCAAGAGCACGAAAATCGCCTGAAGGAGTCGGCGAAGGGCGAGCGCATGCTGAAAGAGGAAGTCGGCCCCGAAGACATCGCCGAAGTCGTCGCGAAGTGGACGGGCGTTCCCGTCTCGAAACTCATGGAAGCCGAAACGCAAAAGCTCCTCACCATGGAAAAGAAGATGGCCGAACGGGTCGTCGGGCAAGACCACGCGCTGACCATCGTGGCGGATGCCATCCGCCGCGCCCGCGCCGAGATCTCGGATCCGAACCGTCCCATCGGCACCTTCCTGTTCCTGGGCCCCACGGGTGTCGGTAAAACCGAAACCGTGAAAGCCCTCGCCGAGTTTCTGTTCGACGACGAGCAGGCGGTCGTGCGCATCGATATGTCCGAGTACATGGAGAAGCACGCGGTCTCGCGCCTGGTCGGGGCGCCTCCCGGATACGTGGGCTACGAAGAGGGCGGTCAGCTGACCGAAGCGGTTCGCCGCAAACCCTACTCGGTGGTGCTGCTCGACGAAATCGAGAAGGCCCATCCCGACGTTTTCAATATCCTGCTCCAAGTTTTGGATGAAGGACGTTTGACGGACGGGCAAGGCCGCACGGTGGACTTTAAAAACTGCGTGCTGATCCTGACCTCGAACTTGGGCGCCATGGCGCTGATCGATCCGTCCCTGAGCGAAGAGGAAAAACGCAAAGCGGTCATGGAGACCTTGCGCCAAAGCTTCCGCCCCGAGTTCCTGAACCGCATCGACGAAACGATCCTGTTCAAGTCACTCGGCGAAGAACAAATCGGCGGCATCGTGAAGGTGCAGCTCAAAGCGGTGGAAAACCGCCTGAAGGCTCGCCGCATCCAGGCCGACTTCACGCCGGCCGCGGTCGCCCTGCTCGCCAAAAAGGGCTACGATCCCATGTACGGCGCCCGCCCGCTGAAACGCGTGATCCAGCAAGATCTGCTGAACCCGCTGTCGAAGGAGCTCATCTCGGGCACGATCAAAAACGGCGACAAAATCACGATCGACGCCGACGTGACCGGCGAACTGAAGATCAAAAGGTAG
- a CDS encoding murein L,D-transpeptidase catalytic domain family protein, with product MRFLFLSLLLIPFTSWAETCPQIRMKPGENPRLYQHLSVPKNCTAESVFTCPNGDIIRTQYASADRLQIGARCFVKGDPEYARLRPSGRETLTPTEQSRQQTNGSLGQATPANGGQETPRRRGANDLNAAEIANLKKKAIAAGVPEVIFDRALKNFLEMKRQGKTDRHCFMAADMTTPGGHGKLWQICALPVTKITEMPTNYGSGLGDNCKDHVYRNTSSECAIYFGNRPGYCLTAGGNYVTQNVTRQRGTERPFVELLGLDAGENDNAGPRGVGIHQTTFSNGRSYIGQTDRSRYSNGCITIPASGVTVDPLSLSAQSEEGAMALYVYPSKQDVLDMRNKGTAAYWHQGCAKQERRPAWIGADANDAPTQEEESQRELADWLNMKPTDARR from the coding sequence ATGCGCTTCTTGTTCCTCAGCCTGCTTTTGATCCCGTTTACCTCATGGGCCGAAACCTGCCCCCAGATCCGGATGAAACCCGGCGAAAATCCCCGACTCTACCAGCATCTTTCCGTTCCTAAAAACTGCACCGCCGAGTCGGTCTTCACCTGCCCGAACGGCGACATCATCCGCACGCAGTACGCGAGCGCGGACCGCCTGCAGATCGGCGCGCGTTGCTTCGTCAAAGGCGATCCCGAGTACGCGCGGCTTCGCCCCAGCGGACGTGAAACCCTCACGCCCACGGAGCAATCACGACAACAGACGAACGGCTCACTCGGCCAAGCCACGCCCGCGAACGGAGGGCAAGAGACGCCCCGTCGCCGTGGCGCCAACGATCTGAATGCCGCCGAGATCGCGAACCTAAAAAAGAAAGCGATCGCCGCCGGCGTTCCGGAGGTCATCTTCGATCGCGCGCTCAAAAATTTCCTCGAGATGAAGCGCCAAGGAAAGACCGACCGCCACTGCTTCATGGCCGCCGACATGACGACCCCGGGCGGTCACGGAAAACTTTGGCAAATCTGCGCCCTGCCCGTCACGAAAATCACCGAAATGCCCACGAACTACGGCAGCGGTCTCGGCGACAACTGCAAGGATCACGTCTACCGGAACACGTCGAGCGAGTGCGCGATCTACTTCGGCAATCGCCCGGGCTACTGCCTGACCGCGGGCGGGAACTACGTCACCCAGAACGTCACCCGTCAGCGCGGAACCGAGCGCCCCTTCGTGGAGCTGCTGGGGTTGGACGCGGGCGAAAACGACAACGCCGGCCCCCGCGGCGTCGGCATTCACCAGACGACCTTTAGCAACGGCCGCAGTTACATCGGGCAAACCGATCGGTCCCGCTATTCGAACGGCTGCATCACCATCCCCGCGAGCGGCGTCACGGTCGACCCGCTTTCGCTCAGCGCGCAGTCGGAGGAAGGCGCGATGGCGCTTTATGTTTACCCCTCCAAACAGGACGTTCTGGACATGCGCAACAAAGGAACGGCGGCCTACTGGCATCAAGGCTGCGCCAAACAAGAGCGGCGCCCCGCCTGGATCGGCGCGGACGCAAACGACGCCCCCACGCAAGAGGAAGAGTCGCAGCGGGAACTCGCGGATTGGCTGAATATGAAGCCGACGGACGCCCGGCGCTAA
- a CDS encoding DUF962 domain-containing protein yields the protein MATRTLQNWLDEYGVSHRNRRNVLIHKVCVPAIFWSLLGFFFGLPYVVAHAVGYTIILAGLVFYARLGAKAFGLMLIVVSLCLFSYQLLIANEAPLWQISLGVFVVAWIGQFIGHKIEGRKPSFFQDLQFLLIGPLWVFFGRRV from the coding sequence ATGGCTACACGCACTTTACAAAATTGGCTGGATGAATACGGAGTCAGTCACCGCAATCGCCGCAACGTCTTGATCCATAAGGTCTGCGTGCCCGCGATCTTCTGGAGTCTGCTCGGCTTCTTCTTCGGGCTTCCGTACGTCGTGGCGCACGCGGTGGGTTACACGATCATCCTGGCGGGACTCGTGTTCTACGCGCGGCTGGGAGCCAAAGCTTTCGGCCTTATGTTGATCGTGGTTTCGCTTTGCCTGTTCAGCTACCAGCTCTTGATCGCGAACGAAGCTCCGCTCTGGCAGATCTCGCTTGGCGTTTTCGTGGTCGCGTGGATCGGTCAATTCATCGGTCACAAGATCGAGGGCCGGAAACCCTCGTTCTTCCAAGACCTGCAGTTCCTGCTCATCGGCCCGCTTTGGGTGTTCTTCGGCCGCCGCGTTTAG
- a CDS encoding flagellin FliC: MGMRVTTNLSAINAQRNLQGSQRAIGKSMAQLASGSRINIAADDAAGLAISERLKAGIRSARQANRNANDGISMVQTAEGGLNEIGNIVTRLRELGIQAASDTVGTTERGFLDKEVQQLKSEIQRIATSTKWGSTNLLDGQTPYFDFQVGIYNNPEEDRIQFDSSANNAQLDALGLAGLDYTTKEGAQEALTRLDDAQNSVNGYRANLGALQNRLQSTTDNLGVLEENMSAANSRIRDTDVAMASSEMTRNNILLQAGTSTLAQANQVNQLALKLIG; encoded by the coding sequence ATGGGAATGCGTGTAACTACGAATCTGTCTGCGATCAATGCGCAACGTAACCTGCAAGGAAGCCAGCGCGCGATCGGTAAGAGCATGGCGCAATTGGCGTCGGGAAGCCGGATCAACATCGCGGCGGACGATGCCGCGGGTCTCGCGATCTCCGAGCGCTTGAAGGCCGGTATCCGTTCGGCTCGCCAAGCGAACCGTAACGCGAACGACGGGATCTCGATGGTTCAAACCGCGGAAGGCGGACTGAACGAAATCGGTAACATCGTTACTCGTCTGCGTGAACTGGGCATCCAAGCCGCTTCGGACACCGTTGGTACCACCGAGCGCGGATTCTTGGATAAGGAAGTTCAGCAGCTGAAGTCTGAGATCCAACGTATCGCGACTTCGACCAAATGGGGTTCGACCAACCTGCTTGACGGTCAGACGCCTTACTTTGATTTCCAAGTCGGTATCTACAACAACCCCGAAGAAGATCGTATTCAGTTCGACTCTTCGGCGAACAACGCACAGTTGGACGCTTTGGGTTTGGCGGGCCTGGACTACACCACGAAGGAAGGTGCTCAAGAGGCACTGACTCGTTTGGATGACGCTCAGAACTCGGTCAACGGCTACCGCGCAAATCTGGGTGCCCTGCAGAACCGTCTGCAATCGACCACAGATAACTTGGGCGTGTTGGAAGAGAACATGTCGGCGGCGAACTCGCGTATCCGTGACACGGATGTGGCGATGGCGTCTTCGGAGATGACTCGTAACAACATCCTGCTCCAGGCGGGAACTTCGACTCTGGCGCAAGCCAACCAAGTCAACCAACTGGCGTTGAAACTGATCGGCTGA